In the Coturnix japonica isolate 7356 chromosome 6, Coturnix japonica 2.1, whole genome shotgun sequence genome, one interval contains:
- the FAM53B gene encoding protein FAM53B translates to MVMILTKTRENKGADSVTCRTELHTPKMSQGPTLFSCGIMENDRWGDLSRKCPLQIEQPGASIWDCLSDKGEEGTLWPREATSTCSVTNLIKELSLSDPHSNPSAPPSKRQCRSLSFSDEMSSCRTSWRPLGSKVWTPVEKRRCYSGGSVQRYSNGSATMQRSSSFSLPSRSHSLASSCDHRPGCPPRRSGAGGDGWSPEGGRADMQRSLSCSHDRFSSSEPGPPSASSTPASTPQLGRRAGGLCRSRSQPCVLNDKKVGVKRRRPQDAQEPRPSLDLAKMTQNRQTFNSLSSLSTAVEDSTQRLPTTRPWTTAPHSPEVMPGRTPACTPVPEPHTRGEERGVSRDDLSCEESDEGGGKEEDGTPWQGSGAGTQSPFQLDGEIDIEQIENN, encoded by the exons ATGGTGATGATCTTAACCAAAACTCGGGAGAACAAAGGTGCTGACTCTGTAACATGCAGGACTGAGCTG CACACTCCAAAGATGAGTCAAGGACCTACCCTCTTCTCTTGTGGCATTATGG AAAATGACAGATGGGGAGACCTCAGCAGGAAATGTCCACTGCAGATTGAGCAGCCAGGCGCCAGCATCTGGGACTGCCTGTCGGATAAGGGTGAGGAGGGCACGTTGTGGCCACGGGAAGCCACCAGCACCTGCTCGGTGACCAACCTCATCAAAGAGCTCAGCCTCAGCGATCCTCACAGCAACCCATCGGCACCACCCAGCAAGCGCCAGTGCCGCTCGCTgtctttttcagatgaaatgtCCAGCTGCAGGACATCATGGAGACCATTGGGCTCCAAGGTCTGGACGCCGGTTGAGAAGAGGCGGTGTTACAGCGGGGGGAGCGTTCAACGCTACTCCAACGGCTCAGCCACCATGCAGAGGAGCTCCAGCTTCAGCCTGCCGTCCCGCTCCCATTCTCTGGCCTCATCCTGCGACCACCGCCCGGGCTGCCCACCGAGGAGATCAGGGGCTGGAGGTGATGGCTGGAGCCCCGAGGGCGGCCGGGCGGACATGCAGCGCTCCCTGTCCTGCTCTCACGACCGCTTCTCCTCCTCGGAGCCTGGCCCtccctcagccagcagcacgCCAGCATCCACACCGCAGCTGGGCCGCCGTGCCGGTGGGCTGTGCCGCAGCCGCTCGCAGCCCTGCGTCCTCAATGACAAGAAGGTGGGCGTCAAGCGGCGCCGGCCCCAGGATGCACAGGAGCCACGGCCATCGCTGGACCTGGCCAAGATGACACAG AACCGCCAGACCTTCAACAGCCTTAGCAGCCTTAGCACAGCAGTGGAGGACAGCACCCAGCGGCTCCCCACCACCCGGCCATGGACCACAGCCCCTCACTCCCCGGAGGTGATGCCGGGCAGGACCCCCGCCTGCACCCCAGTGCCAGAGCCACACACACGGGGTGAGGAGCGTGGGGTGAGCCGGGACGACCTGTCCTGCGAGGAGTCTGATGAGGGcggtgggaaggaggaggatgggACCCCGTGGCAGGGCAGCGGGGCGGGCACCCAGAGCCCCTTCCAGCTGGATGGAGAAATAGACATTGAGCAGATTGAAAACAACTGA